A single region of the Sulfitobacter geojensis genome encodes:
- the otnC gene encoding 3-oxo-tetronate 4-phosphate decarboxylase, with the protein MTEQETELRHQMVRLCKSLFDRGFSVGSAGNVSAKLPDGILMTPTNSTLGSLEADRISKVDTSGKHVSGDRPSKEVFLHQAFYETRPQAGAVVHLHSTWATALSCLADTDPDDCIPPLTPYVVMRVGRVKLLPYVKPGDPKMGDMIRDLKGDFSAALLANHGPVVSGKDLFSAVCAAEELEETAKLLIALEGRKTRLLTPDQVTELNNTFKGL; encoded by the coding sequence ATGACCGAGCAGGAAACAGAACTTCGGCATCAGATGGTGCGCCTTTGTAAGTCGTTGTTCGACAGGGGATTTTCGGTAGGCAGTGCAGGCAATGTGTCTGCCAAACTGCCAGATGGCATCCTTATGACGCCAACCAATTCGACGCTTGGATCGCTTGAGGCCGACCGGATTTCAAAGGTTGATACCTCTGGCAAGCATGTGTCTGGGGATCGTCCTTCAAAGGAAGTCTTCTTGCACCAGGCGTTCTATGAAACGCGGCCGCAGGCTGGGGCGGTTGTGCATTTGCATTCCACATGGGCGACGGCGCTGTCATGTCTTGCGGATACCGATCCTGATGACTGTATCCCGCCCCTGACACCCTATGTTGTGATGCGTGTAGGGCGGGTGAAACTATTGCCATATGTCAAACCGGGGGATCCCAAAATGGGGGATATGATCCGTGATCTGAAGGGTGATTTTTCCGCAGCCTTGCTTGCCAATCACGGCCCTGTCGTCAGCGGTAAAGATCTGTTTTCAGCCGTTTGTGCGGCAGAAGAGTTAGAAGAAACCGCCAAACTTCTGATCGCACTGGAAGGGCGTAAAACGCGCCTTTTGACACCCGATCAGGTGACCGAGCTTAACAACACATTCAAAGGACTATAG
- the rraA gene encoding ribonuclease E activity regulator RraA has protein sequence MKTADLIDDHAADLTLVHLPFRQFGTRSHFAGQIQTVKCFEDNTEVRAQLETPGRGRVLVIDGGGSTRIALLGDMLAELAIKNGWAGLILNAAIRDSADINTMDTLVFALGTSPVKSAKEGWGKVGTKISFGGVAFEPDDWVYGDADGVLFSKKKLV, from the coding sequence ATGAAAACTGCTGATCTGATCGATGATCACGCCGCCGATTTAACCTTGGTTCATTTGCCGTTCCGCCAATTTGGCACCCGCAGTCATTTCGCGGGGCAGATACAGACGGTCAAATGTTTTGAGGACAACACCGAAGTGCGTGCGCAGTTGGAAACTCCAGGCAGGGGCCGCGTTCTTGTGATTGACGGGGGCGGTTCGACCCGGATTGCTTTGTTGGGGGATATGCTGGCGGAGCTCGCGATCAAAAACGGTTGGGCGGGCCTGATACTGAACGCCGCAATTCGTGATAGCGCGGATATCAACACGATGGACACACTGGTTTTCGCCCTTGGAACGTCCCCTGTCAAAAGCGCCAAGGAAGGCTGGGGCAAGGTAGGCACGAAGATCAGTTTTGGTGGCGTCGCCTTTGAGCCTGATGACTGGGTTTATGGGGACGCCGACGGGGTGCTTTTCAGTAAAAAGAAACTGGTTTGA
- a CDS encoding AbrB family transcriptional regulator yields the protein MKSHLGSFGAILATVILAGAGGWLVSLTGIPLGWMIGSMIVTASASLMQLPIRKPVLLLDVVRAAIGLMLGAAFTHELFASLGAWWVTLLFLILLLGVMFGVGFFALRRVARFAPVTAALCAMPGGIAEMVLLSEREGADQAQVAIVHALRISLAILVIPLLIGLIATVEPAAGASTKSTGLSLTDGFWIAICILAGLLARGRVRIPAPIVIVPMLVSAVLHLSGLTAFDVPPTITIVIQVFIGINVGGRFAGVSVKSLMAALGAAILVVTLQIGIAFGGALLVAGTVGVNPVGLVLAYSPGGLAEMSIIALSIGGDVAFVGVHHIFRVMLALVLAPLLLSWIIKKSEGG from the coding sequence TTGAAGTCGCATCTTGGTTCATTCGGCGCGATCTTGGCGACCGTTATTCTGGCAGGTGCCGGCGGGTGGCTCGTTTCTCTGACGGGCATACCTTTGGGGTGGATGATCGGCTCTATGATCGTGACCGCCAGTGCATCATTGATGCAGCTGCCGATACGCAAGCCTGTGCTTTTGCTGGACGTGGTCCGTGCTGCCATCGGATTGATGCTGGGCGCGGCCTTCACGCATGAACTGTTTGCGTCGTTAGGCGCATGGTGGGTGACCCTACTTTTCCTGATACTGTTGCTCGGGGTTATGTTCGGTGTCGGTTTTTTTGCCCTTCGCCGCGTTGCGCGTTTCGCCCCGGTGACGGCCGCCCTCTGCGCCATGCCGGGTGGTATCGCAGAGATGGTCCTGCTTTCAGAGCGTGAAGGCGCAGACCAGGCACAGGTGGCCATTGTCCACGCGCTGCGCATTTCGCTGGCGATTTTGGTGATCCCGCTGCTGATTGGCCTGATCGCCACGGTTGAGCCAGCGGCGGGGGCTTCGACCAAGTCTACCGGGCTAAGTTTGACGGACGGGTTTTGGATCGCAATCTGTATCCTTGCGGGTCTTTTGGCGCGGGGCAGGGTGCGGATTCCAGCGCCGATTGTGATTGTACCGATGCTGGTCAGCGCAGTGCTGCACCTTAGCGGTTTGACGGCATTCGACGTTCCCCCAACGATCACCATCGTCATTCAGGTATTCATCGGGATCAATGTTGGTGGGCGGTTTGCAGGGGTTTCTGTGAAGAGTCTGATGGCAGCACTTGGTGCGGCTATTCTGGTTGTCACATTGCAAATTGGGATCGCTTTTGGCGGGGCGTTGCTGGTCGCGGGCACAGTCGGGGTGAATCCTGTCGGTCTGGTACTTGCGTATTCGCCGGGCGGGTTGGCGGAAATGTCGATCATCGCGCTTAGCATCGGAGGCGACGTTGCCTTCGTTGGGGTCCACCACATTTTTCGGGTCATGCTTGCCTTGGTATTGGCCCCTCTTTTGCTGTCATGGATCATCAAAAAGTCTGAGGGTGGATAA
- the acnA gene encoding aconitate hydratase AcnA, which translates to MKNVSVDAGDSGLQVIDLPGILGEALVNLPMVLRLLCENHVRKGGAVEPMLEAMRNPSNRGFEFSFLPNRLLMHDTTCTPALADIAAMRDAVAAAGGNPAILSPTLPVDVSVDHSLAVDQYASAGAFQTNAKNEYTRNAERYAFMKWASESMEGVRVHPPGTGIMHTINLEQLATVLEVGKDGVAHPDMLLGTDSHTPMINGIGIMAWGVGGLEAESVMFGQPVSLAVPKTVGVRLIGCLPAGSFATDLALEVTHRLREIGVTGEFVEFFGPGVATLSADARAVVANMAPEYGASTGYFPVDKSTVDYLARTGRGADRYALIEPAFRAMGLWFDPDAAPDFDRVVEIDLSTIAPIIAGPRRPQDRCAPRDAQARIENAIGRPLGHIGRDESCPPDGAVAIAAITSCTNTSDPSLLVAAGILARNARERGLTSAPWVKTSLAPGSPSARALLQRAGLADDLSALGFDVVGFGCTTCIGNSGPLPDAIELALNDGKAVSAVLSGNRNFPGRVHPKLDLGFLASPPLVVAYAVKGDLKGDIARDSLGVGTDGEDVFLADIWPDAEDIAVAVAKAQSADDVPRAFAGASQSAAWNKIDAPRQSQFPWNAASRYLRPPKFASAVQQSRLGHYQAKPLMVLGDDITTDHISPAGAISADSAAGKWLVSHGAKRDDLNVYAAYRGNWEVMLRGLFTNKLVRNYLQDGLAPDDTVLEDGRVMRVFEAAEAMAQLGQDAVLLAGERYGTGSSRDWAAKGVALLGVRAVIARSFERIHRTNLIGMGILPLQIADDFVPQSAGVSALDNMEIDAPIARIGVQQKVTVRRHKPNGSVQSILCRAAVETRHEVELLRVGGVLSGILTSCLR; encoded by the coding sequence ATGAAGAATGTATCAGTCGATGCAGGGGATTCAGGCCTGCAGGTCATAGATCTGCCCGGAATTCTGGGCGAGGCGCTGGTGAATTTACCAATGGTGTTGAGGCTGTTGTGCGAGAACCACGTAAGGAAGGGTGGCGCGGTTGAGCCGATGCTGGAAGCGATGCGTAATCCGAGCAACAGGGGGTTCGAGTTTTCCTTTCTGCCCAATCGGTTATTGATGCATGACACGACCTGCACACCGGCGCTAGCGGATATCGCGGCGATGCGCGATGCGGTCGCCGCCGCTGGTGGTAACCCCGCTATATTGAGCCCGACTTTGCCCGTTGATGTATCGGTGGATCATTCGCTTGCCGTAGATCAATATGCGAGCGCAGGCGCTTTCCAGACAAATGCCAAGAACGAGTATACCCGCAATGCCGAGCGCTATGCTTTTATGAAATGGGCGTCTGAAAGCATGGAGGGGGTGCGGGTGCATCCGCCCGGGACCGGGATCATGCACACAATCAATCTCGAACAGCTTGCCACCGTGTTGGAGGTTGGCAAAGACGGTGTTGCGCATCCCGACATGTTATTGGGAACAGACAGCCACACGCCGATGATCAATGGCATCGGGATCATGGCATGGGGTGTCGGCGGTCTTGAAGCCGAAAGCGTCATGTTCGGCCAGCCGGTATCGCTCGCTGTGCCGAAAACAGTCGGCGTGCGATTGATCGGGTGCCTGCCCGCCGGAAGCTTCGCAACTGACCTTGCGCTGGAAGTGACGCACAGGCTTCGTGAAATTGGGGTGACTGGCGAATTCGTCGAGTTTTTTGGCCCCGGGGTTGCGACCCTAAGTGCCGATGCGCGCGCGGTTGTCGCAAACATGGCGCCGGAATACGGCGCATCAACCGGATATTTTCCGGTGGACAAATCAACGGTCGATTATCTTGCACGAACAGGCCGGGGTGCGGACCGTTATGCGCTCATCGAGCCCGCGTTTCGTGCCATGGGCCTTTGGTTCGATCCGGATGCCGCACCGGATTTCGACAGGGTGGTAGAGATCGATCTATCGACCATTGCGCCGATCATCGCCGGCCCACGTCGGCCCCAAGACCGATGCGCGCCCCGCGATGCCCAAGCGCGGATAGAGAATGCAATCGGGCGACCTCTTGGACACATCGGCAGGGATGAAAGCTGCCCCCCCGACGGCGCAGTGGCGATTGCTGCGATCACCAGCTGCACCAATACGTCTGATCCATCGCTTCTTGTTGCTGCTGGCATTCTGGCACGAAATGCACGGGAAAGAGGACTGACTTCGGCGCCATGGGTCAAAACATCCCTCGCCCCCGGTTCGCCCTCAGCGCGGGCGTTATTGCAACGGGCCGGTCTGGCCGATGATCTGTCAGCGCTTGGGTTTGATGTCGTCGGTTTTGGCTGCACCACATGTATCGGAAACTCAGGCCCGCTGCCGGACGCAATCGAGCTTGCGCTAAATGACGGAAAGGCGGTTTCCGCTGTTCTGTCGGGCAACCGTAACTTCCCCGGCCGGGTGCACCCCAAGCTTGATCTTGGATTTCTTGCGTCTCCGCCCTTGGTCGTGGCCTATGCCGTGAAAGGCGATTTGAAAGGGGATATTGCGAGGGATTCATTAGGGGTTGGAACGGACGGGGAGGACGTCTTTTTGGCCGACATCTGGCCTGATGCAGAGGATATAGCCGTGGCTGTGGCCAAGGCGCAAAGTGCAGATGATGTGCCCCGCGCCTTTGCCGGTGCAAGCCAAAGTGCGGCCTGGAACAAGATAGATGCGCCAAGACAGAGCCAATTTCCGTGGAACGCGGCTTCGCGCTACCTCAGGCCCCCGAAATTCGCATCAGCCGTGCAACAATCGCGTCTGGGTCATTACCAGGCAAAGCCACTGATGGTGTTGGGCGACGACATCACGACTGACCATATCTCTCCGGCGGGGGCGATCTCTGCGGATAGCGCCGCGGGCAAGTGGTTGGTCTCTCACGGTGCCAAGCGTGATGACTTGAATGTTTACGCAGCCTACCGCGGCAATTGGGAGGTGATGCTTAGGGGATTGTTCACCAACAAACTGGTGCGCAACTATCTACAGGATGGGTTGGCCCCTGACGATACCGTCCTCGAAGATGGACGTGTTATGCGGGTGTTTGAAGCTGCGGAGGCGATGGCACAGCTCGGGCAAGATGCAGTGCTGCTCGCGGGGGAGCGGTATGGTACGGGATCGAGTCGCGATTGGGCGGCCAAAGGGGTGGCGCTTTTGGGGGTCAGAGCCGTCATCGCACGAAGCTTTGAGCGTATCCACCGTACTAACCTGATCGGTATGGGAATTTTACCACTACAAATTGCCGACGATTTTGTCCCGCAATCTGCTGGCGTTTCAGCGTTGGACAACATGGAAATCGATGCGCCGATTGCGAGAATAGGCGTCCAGCAAAAGGTGACTGTTCGACGTCATAAACCAAATGGATCAGTGCAGAGTATTTTGTGTCGCGCCGCCGTGGAAACTCGACATGAAGTCGAACTCCTCCGAGTGGGTGGTGTGTTGTCTGGTATCCTGACATCTTGCTTGCGGTAA
- a CDS encoding nuclear transport factor 2 family protein, translated as MNRRILLKTSLGASLAIILGQHAGAQTMDEQTQASFDTVMAFMGAMGSGDMETMGKLMADDMVWHNEGDASLPWIGGAEGKENIFAFLGVFSENLQTTLWENTDAFASGDTVAVFGKMNGVTPHSGKEIGEFNFALRSKVRDGQVVLWHWFEDSFAVSRAYHG; from the coding sequence ATGAACCGCAGAATACTACTGAAAACCTCGCTGGGCGCATCGCTCGCGATCATTCTTGGACAACACGCAGGAGCACAGACAATGGACGAACAGACACAAGCCAGCTTTGATACCGTCATGGCCTTTATGGGCGCTATGGGATCGGGTGACATGGAGACCATGGGTAAGCTGATGGCCGATGATATGGTCTGGCACAACGAAGGCGACGCCTCCCTGCCATGGATCGGCGGCGCGGAAGGCAAAGAAAACATCTTCGCGTTTCTCGGCGTGTTCTCCGAGAACCTGCAAACAACGCTTTGGGAAAACACGGATGCCTTCGCCTCGGGTGACACGGTGGCCGTCTTTGGCAAGATGAACGGCGTCACGCCTCATTCAGGCAAAGAGATCGGTGAATTCAACTTTGCCCTGCGCTCCAAGGTCCGCGATGGTCAGGTCGTGCTGTGGCATTGGTTCGAGGACAGCTTTGCGGTGAGCCGCGCCTATCACGGCTAA
- a CDS encoding NAD(P)H-binding protein, with amino-acid sequence MTTYAVTAVSGQLGREIARMLIDLAGDVPVIGLARTPGNVTDLAIKVRPGDYDEPAQLETSLKGVDALVIVSGMAPPEDRIQQHRNVINAARVAGVQKLVYTSIVGPEEGTRFSPVVQSNRQTEEDIKASGLEWAIGRNGIYIEPDVEYIESYNARGEIANSAGSGKCGYTTRSELAHAYAALLTKDDLNGGTFDLNGTPITQETLVSYLNSAFGTNLSYREMTAEDFVADRSAELGDFIGPIIGGIYEGIHKGVYDRSGDYAAVTGRPHQSWDNYFTSLTA; translated from the coding sequence ATGACGACATATGCTGTAACCGCCGTATCCGGCCAGCTTGGCCGCGAGATCGCCCGCATGCTTATCGACCTGGCGGGCGATGTACCCGTGATCGGGCTTGCCCGCACGCCCGGGAATGTCACCGATCTGGCGATCAAAGTGCGCCCGGGCGATTATGACGAGCCCGCACAGTTGGAAACCTCGCTCAAGGGTGTCGATGCGCTGGTGATCGTCTCCGGCATGGCCCCGCCCGAAGACCGCATCCAGCAGCACCGCAACGTGATCAACGCTGCCCGCGTGGCGGGCGTGCAAAAGCTGGTCTACACCAGCATCGTCGGCCCCGAAGAGGGCACGCGGTTTTCGCCGGTGGTTCAAAGTAACCGCCAGACCGAAGAGGATATCAAGGCCAGCGGTCTGGAGTGGGCCATCGGGCGCAACGGGATCTATATCGAGCCGGACGTTGAGTATATCGAGAGCTACAACGCGCGCGGCGAGATCGCCAACAGTGCGGGGAGCGGCAAATGCGGATACACCACGCGCTCGGAACTGGCCCATGCCTATGCCGCGCTGCTGACAAAGGATGACCTGAACGGCGGCACATTCGACCTTAACGGTACGCCGATCACGCAGGAAACGCTGGTAAGCTATCTGAACAGCGCCTTCGGCACCAACCTCAGCTACCGCGAGATGACGGCCGAGGATTTCGTCGCCGATCGCAGCGCTGAATTGGGCGACTTTATCGGCCCGATCATCGGCGGCATCTACGAAGGCATCCATAAAGGCGTCTACGACCGCTCCGGCGATTATGCCGCTGTCACCGGGCGTCCACATCAATCGTGGGACAACTATTTTACCTCGCTGACAGCCTGA
- a CDS encoding TetR/AcrR family transcriptional regulator, producing the protein MSALSFGPLRSRDTPQQERAIRRVHDILRATADYLATDKLQDLSTTVIAKRAGIPVSSIYRYFPSLDDLLRELYLQSATELREALFTIFADEQTYPGWRDRLGAVLTTQRKYIARHPYYRPLLMRFMANRETIAVEDDDHDELVVFLQARWAQGGDGFHGGDPAVVANTTVQVALAMEDLIAAQPDRDTSRPYSAELFTMLEGYLAHYLTDD; encoded by the coding sequence GTGAGCGCACTTTCTTTTGGACCATTGCGTAGCCGTGATACACCGCAGCAAGAACGCGCCATACGCCGGGTTCATGATATTCTGCGGGCAACGGCCGACTATCTGGCGACGGACAAGCTGCAAGATTTGTCGACGACAGTTATTGCGAAACGTGCCGGCATTCCTGTCAGTTCGATCTATCGGTACTTTCCCAGCCTCGACGACCTTTTGCGGGAACTCTATCTGCAATCGGCAACAGAACTGCGCGAGGCGCTTTTTACAATCTTTGCGGACGAACAGACCTATCCGGGGTGGCGCGACAGGCTTGGTGCCGTTTTGACCACGCAACGCAAATATATTGCGCGGCATCCTTATTATCGCCCCCTGCTGATGCGCTTCATGGCCAATCGGGAGACGATCGCTGTCGAAGATGACGACCACGATGAGCTGGTGGTATTCTTGCAGGCCCGCTGGGCGCAAGGAGGGGACGGGTTTCACGGTGGCGATCCAGCCGTTGTCGCAAATACGACCGTACAAGTTGCGCTTGCCATGGAAGATCTGATCGCGGCCCAGCCGGACCGCGATACATCGCGGCCCTATTCAGCCGAACTTTTCACCATGCTTGAGGGATATCTCGCGCACTACCTGACCGACGATTAG
- a CDS encoding FAD-binding dehydrogenase, protein METSDVIIVGGGLAGLVAAAELADRGKSVTIIDQEPEGFLGGQAFWSLGGLCLIDTPEQRRMGVCDSRELALQDWMGSAQFDRPEDMWPRKWAEAYVDFAAGEMRPWLYEQGMRWFPIVGWAERGGSFGSGHGNSVPRFHLTWGVGPGTQEPFERRVREHEAAGRIALKFRHRCSNIIMENGAAKGVAGEILAPDTAQRGQKTNRDIVGDFELRAASVIVTSGGIGGDFDLVRKSWPVDRLGQPPKEMVAGVPAHVDGRMVSISQAAGGNLINADRMWHYCEGVKNWDPIWPNHGIRILPGPSSMWFDANGNRFPPPGLPGFDSLGTLKMIQDTGFDYSWFITTQKIVKKEFALSGSEQNPDFRDKSWKEVLKQRIFNKAATPAVEAFKEHGENFVVADTLRELIAKMNGLTPGDLLSLDKIEAEIRARDAQVDNPFTKDVQMMAIHAARNYKGDRYQRTAKPHKILDPANGPLIGVKLNIITRKTLGGLQTDLNSQMLDTSGAVIPGLFAAGEVAGFGGGGYHGYNALEGTFLGGCIFSGRQAGRADTIA, encoded by the coding sequence ATGGAAACCTCTGATGTCATCATTGTGGGCGGCGGGCTGGCCGGTTTGGTCGCCGCTGCAGAACTGGCTGATCGCGGGAAATCGGTCACGATTATTGATCAGGAACCCGAGGGTTTTCTGGGCGGACAAGCCTTTTGGTCGCTCGGCGGATTGTGTCTGATTGATACCCCCGAACAACGCCGCATGGGCGTGTGCGATTCACGTGAGTTGGCCCTGCAAGACTGGATGGGCAGCGCACAGTTTGATCGCCCAGAAGATATGTGGCCGCGCAAATGGGCAGAGGCCTATGTTGACTTTGCCGCAGGCGAAATGCGCCCTTGGCTATATGAACAGGGCATGCGTTGGTTCCCCATTGTGGGTTGGGCTGAACGCGGCGGCAGTTTTGGGTCAGGTCACGGCAATTCGGTGCCGCGGTTCCATCTGACGTGGGGCGTGGGCCCCGGCACGCAAGAACCGTTTGAAAGACGCGTACGTGAGCACGAAGCGGCCGGACGTATCGCCCTGAAATTCCGGCACCGCTGCTCCAACATCATCATGGAAAATGGTGCCGCCAAAGGTGTCGCAGGTGAAATTCTGGCCCCTGACACAGCGCAACGCGGTCAAAAGACCAACCGCGACATCGTAGGAGATTTCGAGTTACGCGCCGCGTCGGTGATTGTGACGTCCGGCGGGATCGGCGGCGATTTTGATCTGGTACGCAAAAGCTGGCCGGTGGATCGGTTAGGCCAGCCGCCAAAGGAAATGGTGGCCGGCGTGCCGGCACATGTTGACGGACGTATGGTTTCAATCAGTCAGGCGGCGGGGGGCAACCTGATCAACGCGGACCGCATGTGGCACTATTGCGAGGGCGTTAAAAACTGGGACCCGATCTGGCCAAACCATGGCATTCGCATTTTGCCAGGGCCGTCGTCGATGTGGTTTGATGCCAACGGAAATCGCTTCCCGCCCCCCGGATTGCCCGGCTTTGACAGCCTTGGCACATTGAAGATGATCCAAGATACGGGTTTTGATTATTCATGGTTCATCACGACACAGAAGATCGTCAAAAAAGAATTCGCCCTTTCGGGCTCCGAGCAGAACCCCGACTTCCGTGATAAATCATGGAAGGAAGTCCTGAAGCAGCGCATCTTCAACAAGGCTGCGACCCCCGCTGTCGAGGCGTTCAAAGAGCATGGGGAAAACTTTGTTGTGGCGGATACGCTGCGCGAACTGATTGCAAAGATGAACGGCCTGACCCCGGGCGATTTGTTGTCGCTCGACAAGATCGAAGCCGAAATTCGCGCACGCGATGCGCAGGTAGATAACCCGTTCACGAAAGACGTGCAGATGATGGCGATCCACGCCGCGCGCAATTACAAAGGTGACCGTTATCAGCGGACGGCAAAGCCGCATAAAATCCTTGATCCGGCGAATGGTCCATTGATCGGTGTGAAACTCAACATCATCACGCGCAAAACGCTTGGCGGTCTGCAAACCGACCTCAACAGTCAGATGTTGGATACATCGGGTGCTGTGATTCCGGGTCTATTTGCAGCGGGCGAAGTCGCGGGGTTTGGCGGTGGCGGTTATCACGGCTACAACGCGCTTGAAGGGACGTTCTTGGGCGGATGCATCTTCTCGGGACGGCAGGCCGGCCGCGCGGACACAATTGCCTAA
- a CDS encoding bile acid:sodium symporter family protein — protein MDILISVVLPLGLAFIMFSLGVGLTGADFLRVGQRPVAFLIGAMHQIILLPVAAYFVMRAFGISGELAVGFMILAACPGGVTSNIISRLAKGDVALSVSLTAVISLASVVTVPIIISFALMTFLGADAPDLDIASTAFTMFLLTVVPILLALGVRRLAPDTMTRIEPTLTRIATVLFIIIIFAALASNWDAFVANLPALGPASLVLVVVLTTIGFFVPRLLGRSLNECKTVSIETGIQNGTLGIAIAAIIIGGAEGFGPYSLPSAVYSILMYVILIPVIFIYRRLD, from the coding sequence GTGGACATATTAATATCGGTGGTGCTGCCACTTGGGCTGGCCTTTATCATGTTTTCACTTGGGGTCGGGCTGACCGGCGCGGATTTTCTGCGTGTCGGACAAAGACCTGTCGCGTTTCTGATCGGTGCCATGCATCAGATTATTCTGCTGCCGGTCGCGGCATACTTTGTCATGAGGGCCTTTGGGATTTCCGGCGAACTGGCGGTCGGCTTTATGATCCTCGCCGCCTGCCCTGGCGGTGTCACGAGCAACATCATCTCGCGCTTGGCAAAGGGTGATGTTGCGCTGTCGGTTTCCCTGACCGCTGTTATCAGCCTGGCGAGCGTTGTGACGGTGCCAATCATCATTAGCTTTGCGCTTATGACATTTCTAGGGGCAGACGCGCCGGATCTCGACATTGCCTCGACTGCGTTCACGATGTTTCTGCTGACTGTGGTGCCCATTCTCCTGGCGCTGGGGGTTCGCCGCTTGGCACCTGATACGATGACGCGGATCGAACCGACGCTGACACGGATTGCGACGGTGCTATTCATCATCATCATCTTCGCAGCCTTGGCATCAAACTGGGATGCTTTCGTCGCTAACCTGCCAGCGCTAGGGCCAGCGTCATTGGTACTTGTGGTGGTTCTCACCACGATCGGGTTCTTTGTGCCCCGTTTGCTTGGCCGGAGCCTGAACGAATGCAAAACTGTCTCGATCGAGACCGGCATTCAGAACGGCACCTTGGGCATTGCGATTGCCGCGATCATTATCGGCGGCGCGGAAGGCTTTGGCCCCTATTCGTTACCGTCGGCTGTGTATAGCATCTTGATGTACGTGATCCTGATACCGGTCATTTTTATCTATCGTCGCTTGGACTAA
- a CDS encoding alpha/beta hydrolase, protein MALVCLTSGCAVLEDHIAFSNAAPVGAVQEIFVSTGRLPSATDVDIKQDRSAAVKFAKYEVSIPPTHVLGQIEWPKGVVDLRSDFAVTGVEDLRSSARMIAAIKAQKGDEVVVFLHGYNNTPSEALYRFAQIGHDFRIEEPRVLFAWPSAGTATGYVYDRDSVLFSRDPLAQLLTAISQHTDKKITLIAHSMGGHLAMEVMRQLALTGQRSVLRDIGTVVLLAPDIDPDIFRAQAHAIGRLPDPFIIMSSRGDRALNFSAILNIGRHKVGDLSQAEDVAGLNVTLFDFTALSDGSNLDHLVPMTSPAAIMVLRDLISFGQLAEPDLSAFEIGDDGVINARPPVIPANAYSSLSP, encoded by the coding sequence TTGGCACTGGTTTGTCTGACCTCGGGCTGTGCTGTCCTTGAGGATCACATCGCCTTTTCCAATGCCGCACCGGTTGGAGCAGTTCAGGAAATTTTTGTCTCCACCGGCCGTTTGCCCAGTGCTACGGATGTCGACATCAAGCAGGATCGCAGTGCGGCGGTAAAATTCGCCAAATACGAGGTGTCGATCCCGCCCACCCATGTTCTGGGACAGATCGAATGGCCCAAAGGCGTGGTTGATCTGCGGTCTGATTTTGCTGTTACCGGCGTTGAGGACCTGCGATCCAGCGCGAGAATGATCGCTGCGATCAAGGCCCAGAAAGGCGATGAAGTCGTTGTGTTTTTGCACGGCTACAACAATACCCCATCAGAAGCGCTGTATCGGTTTGCGCAGATTGGCCACGATTTCCGGATCGAAGAACCGCGCGTGCTTTTCGCGTGGCCCTCTGCCGGGACCGCCACTGGATATGTCTATGATCGTGACAGTGTATTATTCTCGCGTGACCCGCTTGCGCAGCTTTTGACGGCGATCAGCCAGCACACGGACAAAAAAATCACTCTGATCGCACATTCGATGGGCGGGCATCTGGCGATGGAGGTTATGCGCCAACTTGCCCTCACGGGCCAGCGCAGCGTTCTACGCGACATTGGCACCGTGGTGTTACTGGCACCGGATATTGACCCGGATATCTTTCGTGCGCAGGCGCATGCCATTGGTCGTCTGCCCGATCCCTTTATCATCATGTCCAGTAGAGGAGATCGCGCACTGAACTTCTCGGCAATTCTTAACATCGGCCGTCATAAGGTTGGTGATCTAAGCCAGGCGGAAGATGTGGCTGGATTGAATGTCACTCTTTTTGATTTCACGGCGCTGTCTGACGGATCGAACTTGGATCATCTGGTCCCCATGACCTCGCCTGCGGCGATCATGGTCCTGAGAGACCTGATTTCCTTTGGTCAACTCGCAGAACCTGATTTGTCCGCTTTCGAAATCGGCGACGATGGCGTCATAAACGCAAGACCGCCAGTCATACCAGCGAACGCATATTCGTCGTTATCGCCGTGA